The proteins below are encoded in one region of Equus przewalskii isolate Varuska chromosome 1, EquPr2, whole genome shotgun sequence:
- the TBC1D21 gene encoding TBC1 domain family member 21 isoform X2 gives MTTLSPENSISARRSASFILVKRKPPIDKTEWDGFFDENGHLAKSRDFICVNILERGLHPLVRTEAWKFLTGYYSWQSSQDERLTVDSTRRKNYKALCQMYEKIQPLLENLHRNFIETRNNIAYDIQKLYDKDPLGNILIDKKKLEKILLLSYVCNTQAEYQQGFHEMVMLFQLMVEHDHETFWLFQFFLQKTEHSCVINIGVGKNLDMLNNLINFLDPMFAEHLKGKGAGAVQSLFPWFCLCFQRAFKSFDDVWRLWEVLLTGKPCRNFQVLVAYSLLQMVSGQVLQESMTGDAILLACNNLIDLDADELISAACLVYAELIQKDVPQPLQDFFL, from the exons GTGAAGAGAAAACCCCCCATTGACAAGACAGAGTGGGATGGCTTCTTTGACGAGAACGGTCATTTGGCCAAGTCACGAGACTTCATTTGTGTTAACATCCTGGAAAGG GGTCTGCACCCCTTGGTGAGGACGGAAGCCTGGAAGTTCCTCACTGGCTACTACTCATGGCAGAGTTCCCAGGATGAGCGGCTCACAGTGGACAGCACAAGGAG GAAGAATTACAAGGCCTTATGCCAGATGTACGAGAAGATTCAGCCCCTTCTGGAAAACCTGCACCGGAACTTCATAGAGACTCGGAATAACATCG CATATGACATCCAGAAGCTCTACGACAAAGACCCCCTGGGCAACATCCTTATCGACAAGAAGAAGCTAGAGAAGATCCTGCTCCTGAGTTATGTCTGCAACACCCAGGCAG AGTACCAGCAGGGCTTCCATGAGATGGTGATGCTTTTCCAGCTGATGGTAGAACATGACCATGAGACCTTCTGGCTTTTCCAGTTCTTCCTTCAGAAAACG GAGCACAGCTGTGTCATTAACATCGGGGTGGGCAAGAACCTAGACATGCTCAACAACCTGATCAACTTCCTGGACCCCATGTTTGCTGAGCACCTAA AAGGGAAGGGTGCGGGGGCCGTGCAGTCCCTCTTCCCCTGGTTCTGCCTCTGCTTCCAGCGAGCCTTCAAGTCCTTCGACGAcgtctggaggctctgggag GTGCTGCTGACGGGGAAGCCCTGCAGGAACTTCCAGGTGCTGGTGGCCTACAGCCTGCTGCAGATGGTGAGCGGGCAGGTGCTGCAGGAGAGCATGACTGGCGACGCCATCCTCCTG GCCTGCAATAACCTCATCGACCTTGATGCCGACGAGCTGATCTCTGCAGCCTGCCTGGTTTATGCTGAGCTCATCCAGAAGGAC GTTCCTCAGCCATTACAGGATTTCTTTCTCTGA
- the TBC1D21 gene encoding TBC1 domain family member 21 isoform X4, which yields MTTLSPENSISARRSASFILGLHPLVRTEAWKFLTGYYSWQSSQDERLTVDSTRRKNYKALCQMYEKIQPLLENLHRNFIETRNNIAYDIQKLYDKDPLGNILIDKKKLEKILLLSYVCNTQAEYQQGFHEMVMLFQLMVEHDHETFWLFQFFLQKTEHSCVINIGVGKNLDMLNNLINFLDPMFAEHLKGKGAGAVQSLFPWFCLCFQRAFKSFDDVWRLWEVLLTGKPCRNFQVLVAYSLLQMVSGQVLQESMTGDAILLACNNLIDLDADELISAACLVYAELIQKDVPQPLQDFFL from the exons GGTCTGCACCCCTTGGTGAGGACGGAAGCCTGGAAGTTCCTCACTGGCTACTACTCATGGCAGAGTTCCCAGGATGAGCGGCTCACAGTGGACAGCACAAGGAG GAAGAATTACAAGGCCTTATGCCAGATGTACGAGAAGATTCAGCCCCTTCTGGAAAACCTGCACCGGAACTTCATAGAGACTCGGAATAACATCG CATATGACATCCAGAAGCTCTACGACAAAGACCCCCTGGGCAACATCCTTATCGACAAGAAGAAGCTAGAGAAGATCCTGCTCCTGAGTTATGTCTGCAACACCCAGGCAG AGTACCAGCAGGGCTTCCATGAGATGGTGATGCTTTTCCAGCTGATGGTAGAACATGACCATGAGACCTTCTGGCTTTTCCAGTTCTTCCTTCAGAAAACG GAGCACAGCTGTGTCATTAACATCGGGGTGGGCAAGAACCTAGACATGCTCAACAACCTGATCAACTTCCTGGACCCCATGTTTGCTGAGCACCTAA AAGGGAAGGGTGCGGGGGCCGTGCAGTCCCTCTTCCCCTGGTTCTGCCTCTGCTTCCAGCGAGCCTTCAAGTCCTTCGACGAcgtctggaggctctgggag GTGCTGCTGACGGGGAAGCCCTGCAGGAACTTCCAGGTGCTGGTGGCCTACAGCCTGCTGCAGATGGTGAGCGGGCAGGTGCTGCAGGAGAGCATGACTGGCGACGCCATCCTCCTG GCCTGCAATAACCTCATCGACCTTGATGCCGACGAGCTGATCTCTGCAGCCTGCCTGGTTTATGCTGAGCTCATCCAGAAGGAC GTTCCTCAGCCATTACAGGATTTCTTTCTCTGA
- the TBC1D21 gene encoding TBC1 domain family member 21 isoform X1 — MTTLSPENSISARRSASFILVKRKPPIDKTEWDGFFDENGHLAKSRDFICVNILERGLHPLVRTEAWKFLTGYYSWQSSQDERLTVDSTRRKNYKALCQMYEKIQPLLENLHRNFIETRNNIAYDIQKLYDKDPLGNILIDKKKLEKILLLSYVCNTQAEYQQGFHEMVMLFQLMVEHDHETFWLFQFFLQKTEHSCVINIGVGKNLDMLNNLINFLDPMFAEHLTSGWHPASLPTEGKGAGAVQSLFPWFCLCFQRAFKSFDDVWRLWEVLLTGKPCRNFQVLVAYSLLQMVSGQVLQESMTGDAILLACNNLIDLDADELISAACLVYAELIQKDVPQPLQDFFL, encoded by the exons GTGAAGAGAAAACCCCCCATTGACAAGACAGAGTGGGATGGCTTCTTTGACGAGAACGGTCATTTGGCCAAGTCACGAGACTTCATTTGTGTTAACATCCTGGAAAGG GGTCTGCACCCCTTGGTGAGGACGGAAGCCTGGAAGTTCCTCACTGGCTACTACTCATGGCAGAGTTCCCAGGATGAGCGGCTCACAGTGGACAGCACAAGGAG GAAGAATTACAAGGCCTTATGCCAGATGTACGAGAAGATTCAGCCCCTTCTGGAAAACCTGCACCGGAACTTCATAGAGACTCGGAATAACATCG CATATGACATCCAGAAGCTCTACGACAAAGACCCCCTGGGCAACATCCTTATCGACAAGAAGAAGCTAGAGAAGATCCTGCTCCTGAGTTATGTCTGCAACACCCAGGCAG AGTACCAGCAGGGCTTCCATGAGATGGTGATGCTTTTCCAGCTGATGGTAGAACATGACCATGAGACCTTCTGGCTTTTCCAGTTCTTCCTTCAGAAAACG GAGCACAGCTGTGTCATTAACATCGGGGTGGGCAAGAACCTAGACATGCTCAACAACCTGATCAACTTCCTGGACCCCATGTTTGCTGAGCACCTAA CCTCGGGCTGGCACCCCGCTTCTCTCCCCACAGAAGGGAAGGGTGCGGGGGCCGTGCAGTCCCTCTTCCCCTGGTTCTGCCTCTGCTTCCAGCGAGCCTTCAAGTCCTTCGACGAcgtctggaggctctgggag GTGCTGCTGACGGGGAAGCCCTGCAGGAACTTCCAGGTGCTGGTGGCCTACAGCCTGCTGCAGATGGTGAGCGGGCAGGTGCTGCAGGAGAGCATGACTGGCGACGCCATCCTCCTG GCCTGCAATAACCTCATCGACCTTGATGCCGACGAGCTGATCTCTGCAGCCTGCCTGGTTTATGCTGAGCTCATCCAGAAGGAC GTTCCTCAGCCATTACAGGATTTCTTTCTCTGA
- the TBC1D21 gene encoding TBC1 domain family member 21 isoform X3 produces MTTLSPENSISARRSASFILGLHPLVRTEAWKFLTGYYSWQSSQDERLTVDSTRRKNYKALCQMYEKIQPLLENLHRNFIETRNNIAYDIQKLYDKDPLGNILIDKKKLEKILLLSYVCNTQAEYQQGFHEMVMLFQLMVEHDHETFWLFQFFLQKTEHSCVINIGVGKNLDMLNNLINFLDPMFAEHLTSGWHPASLPTEGKGAGAVQSLFPWFCLCFQRAFKSFDDVWRLWEVLLTGKPCRNFQVLVAYSLLQMVSGQVLQESMTGDAILLACNNLIDLDADELISAACLVYAELIQKDVPQPLQDFFL; encoded by the exons GGTCTGCACCCCTTGGTGAGGACGGAAGCCTGGAAGTTCCTCACTGGCTACTACTCATGGCAGAGTTCCCAGGATGAGCGGCTCACAGTGGACAGCACAAGGAG GAAGAATTACAAGGCCTTATGCCAGATGTACGAGAAGATTCAGCCCCTTCTGGAAAACCTGCACCGGAACTTCATAGAGACTCGGAATAACATCG CATATGACATCCAGAAGCTCTACGACAAAGACCCCCTGGGCAACATCCTTATCGACAAGAAGAAGCTAGAGAAGATCCTGCTCCTGAGTTATGTCTGCAACACCCAGGCAG AGTACCAGCAGGGCTTCCATGAGATGGTGATGCTTTTCCAGCTGATGGTAGAACATGACCATGAGACCTTCTGGCTTTTCCAGTTCTTCCTTCAGAAAACG GAGCACAGCTGTGTCATTAACATCGGGGTGGGCAAGAACCTAGACATGCTCAACAACCTGATCAACTTCCTGGACCCCATGTTTGCTGAGCACCTAA CCTCGGGCTGGCACCCCGCTTCTCTCCCCACAGAAGGGAAGGGTGCGGGGGCCGTGCAGTCCCTCTTCCCCTGGTTCTGCCTCTGCTTCCAGCGAGCCTTCAAGTCCTTCGACGAcgtctggaggctctgggag GTGCTGCTGACGGGGAAGCCCTGCAGGAACTTCCAGGTGCTGGTGGCCTACAGCCTGCTGCAGATGGTGAGCGGGCAGGTGCTGCAGGAGAGCATGACTGGCGACGCCATCCTCCTG GCCTGCAATAACCTCATCGACCTTGATGCCGACGAGCTGATCTCTGCAGCCTGCCTGGTTTATGCTGAGCTCATCCAGAAGGAC GTTCCTCAGCCATTACAGGATTTCTTTCTCTGA